The following proteins come from a genomic window of Daphnia carinata strain CSIRO-1 chromosome 8, CSIRO_AGI_Dcar_HiC_V3, whole genome shotgun sequence:
- the LOC130704206 gene encoding methylcytosine dioxygenase TET-like, protein MEDIQSWYEVPSIAHFCSLFRAAFSLVDFDIEELEEALLTDGAEDMGSSLIQDLIVRLLNGCMGTGDVTSSNYQMFLRRLFRQKFQDGKKNPFNSDVDFRFLPLRTKVEILHFLCDCRLEADDVMEVLKNLEADSLRVEPLGYDDNKAAYWYFYGTRLYKEENALINEEEEVDKSKKKGKKKLGKEIAPVRGPWTVACFTEEDWSELCDSLSIATSKNEKNLYRTLKEDFLPEIPNLFAEKERQQRKRMSDAAPRRASTRIEKLKQQREEQDRIVAVAIQAELLHSETNADDDHNSKDDVVVTPPEAPPKSKSKKIDEDEWLMLRNKADRATRALLREISRDNVDLFSSFESTRSVPTRTSSVDSSVLEKATEKTDRSDITVEKPAKKETSLSEKNHNPEKMERSTSNKPSKTPKQESENKPIKKSERPEKNVVEKFDTKSNKNTTVAGDTNNTLAAKSNSKKGRQTNNSLSSVIDTTMNHVENGGVKYRRVVTALSATTDEAKIGMYKILEQIKNHPDAWPFLDPVDEDFAPDYYTKISQPMDLEKMEQRVSTKYYQSVNEFMSDFDLIVDNCKKYNGPESEYSFMVESLADEFRVLSSRYLNSVYEPDPIPSGSESDCSTASDESNHQKHKSGVPDARKRGGLMKLAQAFSGSGNRSNPKSTTTAANKVKLKTEDVWDTPSPDSSEPDSKNRKTNKPKVQEKIDKKKGKIKKPIAGGRNLEALNALAAATEQTLKDMKKWLDDTPKFPEYSSGNSSSGEKVTPEEFETLSVSVEEEYRKQGRGKSECASPSKSPKKNKSEQHKKKGLLILASKGRLPVESKEEHDTLMKRKKKKLKKEKLMDSLFETPCDKVAKETPPSPPPPPTGDNGKSASNVAKEKEKPARKPFDRLQPGGKSKVSKVSRPDESKLSSVIAKIKESRSSALQKQTETIQKAQLSLGTVLLSDIGSNRTLEEKEPAEVEESAKQAEQENPVAEPTEVVEPKVTEPVAEVKHSATPNLSAWFRAFGAPKNPIKRQISETHETRTQGPPAKKGTGQPQEGNKDLPWYARLEKKDPPIGKLEPVPTQKEVMSEDSAAEESRHMMDPSSPADSLGSINSPASAESIRSPSTPGGGWGGQNNRYSAADNPAIRSPLTPETQSFSPSVPLHPIKVGFYQDMQKGASPIHVKSPSCHSNSSGTGPNSPNDHVLQSETLRPPLMEPHHPQQHPSQPQQSSAPQPVPTQHIQPAFQAETSHRVVAEPEKQTDSYPLKKRSTPGMAHISPSPIVTPTPIHAVRQPGPQVHDPRIMNQPQTNFSNFSPADYTGVRSGHPGHHAPPQQQPQSIPQQQQESQPNLGQYNQYSHYGQNVANPLPGNLASLSQIVARIPAGTVATHAPNPEIAQPQFNQHHQQQQQHHSKRSHAQQQQQQQLQQQQHQQQQQQQHLQQQQQQQQQQQQQQQSIPIPMTTNMGYSYPSQSASAASSAERNSSLVSASPAFSGSQMTQSPATSISSSRSSGGNLQDTPSHMMTYNNAAAAAAAAAAAYSNQPGSFYAQANPAYRGQPQPIQQPQQQPPQQHHPPQTQPQPQQHQQQQHSQQQQQVSHQQQQAPQQPQSRPSQVFHHGAGLNSFEPGNHNFMWNTRPEQVPANAPAVSTPNTPYGRAASGSNPFPSSLGYDPHHHHHHMGGSLLFSGLDPLAGNPSMFGRNPLSRPTPPWAPSLTLDNNIPSTAASNRTQQQQQQPNASVAPQSRTSQAREKSRPAVVESAPAPAPGSAFNYNVQGLAPPSAAGTGNNVAGNDNLPASLYERHRGASQTAPSASGLPPPAHQGSSLSAHHQYAAASGNHHFGPGTPGLNMTPAFGDFQPPPSHPHHPLAEHAQSSALYQQLQHRQQEELLLRNPHHPSMMLHQPGLLGSPAAYPPTFSSGLGLQQPFQGWL, encoded by the exons ATGGAAG atattcaATCGTGGTATGAAGTCCCAAGCATTGCTCATTTCTGTTCACTGTTTAGGGCAGCGTTCAGTCTTGTGGACTTTGATATTGAG GAACTCGAGGAAGCACTTTTGACTGATGGAGCTGAAGACATGGGCAGCAGCCTTATTCAAGACTTGATTGTGCGATTGTTGAATGGTTGTATGGGCACTGGTGATGTGACTTCCTCCAATTATCAAATGTTCCTTCGCCGCCTCTTCAGGCAAAAGTTCCAAGACGGGAAGAAAAATCCCTTCAATTCTGATGTGGACTTTCGTTTCCTTCCTTTGAGGACAAAAGTGGAAATACTGCATTTTTTGTGCGATTGTCGACTTGAAGCCGATGATGTGATGGAAGTGTTGAAAAATTTGGAAGCCGATAGCCTAAGAGTTGAACCGCTGGGATACGATGACAACAAGGCAGCGTACTGGTATTTTTACGGTACACGGCTTTACAAGGAGGAAAACGCGCTTattaatgaagaagaagaggtggataaatcgaaaaagaagggcaagaaaaagCTGGGCAAAGAAATCGCGCCTGTACGTGGACCATGGACG GTTGCGTGTTTTACGGAAGAAGATTGGAGTGAATTGTGTGATTCATTGTCAATAGCAacttcaaaaaatgaaaaaaatttatatcgTACTCTGAAGGAGGATTTTTTGCCAGAAATCCCTAATCTATTTGCAGAAAAAGAGCGCCAACAAAG GAAACGAATGTCCGATGCCGCTCCACGTCGAGCATCAACccgaatcgaaaagttaaaaCAACAACGTGAAGAACAAGATCGAATTGTAGCGGTAGCAATACAAGCTGAATTACTTCATTCCGAAACAAATGCTGACGATGACCACAACAGTAAAGATGACGTTGTTGTTACTCCACCAGAGGCCCCACCAAAGTCCAAGTCCAAGAAAATTGATGAGGATGAATG GTTAATGCTAAGAAACAAAGCGGATCGAGCTACCCGTGCCCTACTCCGCGAAATTTCTCGTGATAATGTGGATCTCTTTAGCAGTTTCGAATCGACCAGGAGTGTTCCGACTCGGACCAGTAGTGTAGATTCATCTGTTTTAG AAAAAGCCACGGAAAAAACGGATAGGAGTGATATAACTGTGGAAAAGCCTGCCAAGAAAGAGACATCGTTGTCAGAAAAAAACCATAACCCAGAGAAAATGGAACGTTCTACCTCAAACAAACCGTCTAAAACGCCTAAGCAAGAATCTGAAAACAAGCCAATAAAGAAGTCAGAGCGACCCGAAAAGaatgttgttgaaaaattcgATACGAAATCCAATAAGAATACAACCGTCGCGGGAGATACCAACAATACCTTGGCAGCTAAAAGTAACAGTAAAAAAGGAAGGCAGACTAACAATTCTCTTTCGTCCGTCATCGATACCACCATGAATCACGTTGAGAATGGGGGCGTTAAATACCGAAGGGTTGTCACTGC GTTGAGTGCTACCACAGACGAGGCCAAAATTGGCATGTACAAAATTCTGGAGCAAATCAAGAACCATCCTGACGCTTGGCCGTTTCTGGATCCAGTCGACGAGGACTTTGCGCCAGATTATTACACTAAAATCAGCCAACCGATGGATctggaaaaaatggaacaacgGGTTTCTACAAAGTACTACCAGTCGGTCAACGAGTTTATGTCGGATTTTGATCTGATCGTTGATAACTGTAAAAAGTACAATGGACCCGAAAGCG AGTACTCGTTTATGGTCGAAAGCTTGGCCGATGAGTTTCGCGTGCTGTCCTCAAGATATCTCAATTCAGTTTATGAACCCGATCCGATACCCAGCGGTTCCGAGTCGGATTGTAGCACTGCATCTGATGAATCTAATCATCAGAAACACAAGTCTGGAGTTCCAGATGCGAGGAAGAGGGGTGGTCTCATGAAACTAGCTCAGGCTTTTTCCGGATCGGGAAATCGATCTAATCCTAAATCTACTACAACCGCAGCCAACAAGGTCAAACTGAAAACTGAGGATGTGTGGGATACGCCATCGCCAGACTCCTCCGAACCTGATTCAAAgaacaggaaaacaaacaaacccaAG GTCCAGGAAAAGattgataagaaaaaaggcaagatCAAGAAACCTATTGCTGGAGGTCGAAATCTCGAAGCCTTGAACGCCCTGGCAGCTGCAACGGAACAAACGCTAAAA GACATGAAAAAATGGCTTGACGACACGCCCAAATTTCCTGAATATTCATCTGGTAACAGCTCCTCTGGTGAAAAAGTGACACCAGAAGAGTTTGAAACACTTTCCGTGAGTGTCGAAGAAGAATATAGAAAACAAGGACGAGGGAAAAGTGAGTGTGCATCACCATCCAAATCTCCCAAGAAGAACAAGTCCGAGcagcacaaaaagaaagggttACTCATTTTGGCAAGCAAAGGTCGATTGCCTGTCGAGAGCAAAGAAGAGCACGACACGCTAATGAAacgcaagaagaagaagctgaaaaaggaaaaattgatGGACAGCTTATTCGAGACACCTTGCGACAAGGTGGCAAAAGAAACACCTCCATCACCCCCACCACCTCCAACTGGGGATAATGGGAAAAGTGCGTCTAATGtggcaaaagagaaagaaaaaccagcCCGTAAACCATTTGATCGTCTTCAACCTGGTGGAAAATCCAAAGTCTCCAAAGTGAGTCGTCCGGACGAATCGAAACTAAGTTCTGTGAtagccaaaataaaagaaagcagaAGCAGTGCTCTACAGAAACAGACGGAAACTATACAAAAAGCTCAGTTGAGTTTAGGCACCGTGCTGTTGAGTGACATAGGTTCCAATCGAACTCTAGAGGAAAAAGAGCCTGCGGAAGTTGAAGAATCCGCTAAACAAGCTGAACAAGAGAACCCGGTAGCTGAGCCTACTGAAGTTGTCGAACCGAAAGTAACGGAACCCGTCGCTGAAGTGAAGCATAGTGCCACACCAAATCTATCTGCTTGGTTTCGAGCTTTTGGAGCGCCTAAGAATCCGATTAAGCGGCAAATATCAGAAACTCATGAAACTAGGACCCAGGGTCCACCTGCCAAAAAAGGAACTGGACAGCCTCAAGAAGGCAATAAAGACTTGCCCTGGTATGCACGTTTGGAGAAAAAAGATCCGCCGATTGGGAAGTTGGAGCCGGTTCCCACCCAAAAAGAAGTGATGAGCGAAGATAGTGCTGCTGAAGAGAGTCGACACATGATGGATCCATCAAGCCCGGCTGATAGCCTCGGAAGTATCAACTCGCCAGCGTCTGCTGAGAGTATCAGATCGCCTTCGACGCCAGGTGGTGGCTGGGGTGGACAAAACAATCGTTACTCAGCCGCTGATAATCCTGCAATACGCTCTCCCCTCACACCTGAAACTCAATCGTTCAGCCCGTCGGTGCCCCTGCATCCGATCAAAGTGGGTTTCTATCAAGACATGCAAAAAGGGGCCTCGCCCATTCATGTTAAAAGCCCGAGCTGTCATAGTAACAGTAGTGGAACCGGACCTAATTCGCCTAATGACCATGTACTTCAGAGTGAGACACTTCGACCACCTTTGATGGAACCACATCATCCACAGCAACACCCATCCCAACCGCAACAGTCCTCTGCGCCACAGCCAGTACCAACACAACACATTCAACCAGCGTTCCAAGCAGAAACTAGTCATAGGGTAGTTGCCGaaccagaaaaacaaacagactCTTACCCACTGAAAAAGAGATCAACTCCAGGAATGGCACACATTTCACCCAGTCCAATAGTTACTCCTACACCGATTCATGCCGTTCGACAGCCTGGACCCCAGGTGCACGATCCGCGCATTATGAATCAACCACAAACCAATTTTAGCAATTTTAGCCCAGCTGATTATACTGGTGTACGATCAGGACATCCGGGTCACCATGCACCACCGCAGCAACAGCCTCAATCGATACCGCAACAGCAGCAGGAATCGCAGCCCAATCTCGGCCAATACAACCAGTATTCTCATTATGGTCAGAATGTTGCCAACCCGTTACCCGGAAATCTGGCCAGCTTATCGCAAATCGTAGCCCGGATTCCAGCTGGAACGGTTGCTACACATGCCCCCAACCCCGAGATTGCGCAACCACAATTTAATCAGCaccatcaacagcagcagcagcaccatTCCAAACGAAGTCAtgcccagcagcagcaacaacaacagctacagcaacaacaacaccagcaacaacagcagcagcagcatctacaacaacaacagcaacaacaacagcagcagcagcagcaacagcagtcCATCCCAATTCCGATGACAACCAACATGGGTTACTCCTATCCATCGCAATCCGCTTCAGCTGCGTCATCGGCTGAGCGAAACAGCAGTTTAGTTTCGGCGAGTCCTGCGTTTTCTGGGTCACAAATGACGCAAAGCCCTGCCACATCTATTTCATCGAGTCGGTCATCGGGTGGCAACTTGCAAGACACGCCGTCTCACATGATGACGTACAATAACGCAGCCGCCGCAGCTGCGGCAGCAGCGGCGGCTTATTCGAACCAACCCGGTTCTTTCTATGCCCAGGCCAATCCTGCGTACAGAGGCCAGCCACAACCTATCCAGCAGCCACAGCAACAGCCACCACAGCAACATCATCCACCTCAGACACAACCTCAGCCACAGCAacaccaacagcagcaacattcacaacaacaacaacaagtttCCCATCAGCAACAGCAAGCTCCGCAGCAACCACAAAGTCGACCTAGTCAAGTATTTCATCACGGAGCAGGACTCAACAGTTTCGAACCGGGCAATCACAATTTCATGTGGAATACCCGGCCCGAACAGGTTCCAGCCAACGCCCCAGCAGTGTCAACGCCCAACACTCCATACGGACGTGCGGCATCGGGAAGCAACCCGTTCCCTTCGAGTCTCGGTTATGATCcgcatcatcaccatcatcataTGGGAGGAAGTTTACTGTTTAGTGGGCTCGATCCATTAGCTGGTAATCCGAGCATGTTTGGCCGGAATCCATTATCGCGTCCCACGCCCCCTTGGGCCCCATCTTTGACACTGGACAATAACATACCTTCTACTGCAGCGTCAAATCGAacgcaacagcagcagcagcaacctAATGCAAGCGTTGCTCCACAATCCCGAACTTCACAAGCAAGAGAAAAATCTCGCCCGGCTGTTGTGGAATCAGCTCCGGCTCCCGCTCCCGGTAGCGCCTTTAATTACAATGTGCAAGGACTAGCTCCGCCATCAGCGGCTGGAACCGGTAATAACGTTGCAGGAAATGATAACCTCCCGGCTTCGCTGTACGAGAGGCATAGAGGGGCATCGCAGACTGCACCATCAGCGTCTGGTCTTCCACCACCGGCTCACCAAGGTTCCTCATTGTCTGCACATCACCAATACGCAGCAGCATCTGGAAACCATCATTTTGGTCCTGGGACTCCCGGCTTGAATATGACGCCAGCTTTTGGCGATTTCCAACCTCCTCCTTCTCATCCACACCATCCATTGGCCGAGCACGCACAATCATCGGCGTTGTATCAACAGTTGCAGCATCGCCAACAGGAGGAACTGTTGTTGAGAAACCCTCATCATCCTTCAATGATGCTCCATCAGCCGGGCTTGCTGGGCTCGCCCGCCGCATACCCTCCAACCTTCTCGTCGGGTCTCGGCCTGCAACAGCCCTTCCAGGGTTGGCTCTGA